The following proteins are encoded in a genomic region of Magnolia sinica isolate HGM2019 chromosome 1, MsV1, whole genome shotgun sequence:
- the LOC131247983 gene encoding probable UDP-arabinose 4-epimerase 3 — translation MLPSSRNRAQPRASRSWTFPGMDYSDSRRKPQVIGKVILAGILISLCVIMLKHSSDFSGTSPFSRREPGVMHVLVTGGAGYIGSHAALRLLKDSYRVTIVDNLSRGNLGAVKVLQGKFPQPGRLQFIYADLGDAKAVNKIFAENAFDAVMHFAAVAYVGESTLEPLRYYHNITSNTLVVLEAMAAHGVNTLIYSSTCATYGEPEKMPITEETPQVPINPYGKAKKMAEDIILDFSTKSDMAVMILRYFNVIGSDPEGALGEAPRPELREHGRISGACFDAALGVIPGLKVKGTDYHTADGTCIRDYIDVTDLVDAHVKALRKAKPKKVGIYNVGTGKGRSVKEFVEACKKATGVEIQVDYLSRRPGDYAEVYSNPSKINRELNWSAQYTDLQESLRIAWRWQKSHRNGYGPPLAMVS, via the exons GAATGGATTATTCAGACTCTAGGCGAAAGCCACAAGTTATTGGTAAAGTTATTTTGGCTGGTATATTGATCTCCCTTTGCGTCATCATGCTGAAGCATTCCTCTGATTTTAGTGGCACGAGTCCG TTCTCCCGCCGCGAACCTGGGGTAATGCATGTCTTAGTGACAGGGGGTGCTGGTTACATTGGCTCACATGCTGCACTTCGACTACTGAAGGACTCATACCGAGTAACTATAGTG GATAATCTTTCTCGAGGAAACCTCGGTGCTGTTAAGGTTCTTCAGGGGAAATTTCCACAACCTGGGAGACTTCAGTTTATCTATGCTGATTTGGGGGATGCAAAAGCT GTGAACAAGATATTTGCAGAAAATGCATTTGATGCTGTGATGCATTTTGCAGCTGTTGCTTATGTGGGGGAGAGCACCCTTGAACCTCTTAG GTATTATCACAATATTACATCAAATACCTTGGTAGTTCTAGAGGCTATGGCGGCACATGGTGTAAATACATTGATTTATTCTAGTACTTGTGCTACTTATGGAGAGCCTGAGAAAATGCCTATTACAGAAGAAACTCCTCAG GTTCCTATTAACCCATATGGAAAAGCCAAGAAAATGGCAGAGGATATCATCTTAGATTTCTCGACGAAATCAGACATGGCTGTCATGATTCTAAG ATATTTCAATGTAATTGGATCAGATCCAGAAGGAGCATTAGGGGAAGCTCCCAGACCTGAATTGCGTGAACATGGCCGGATATCTGGTGCATGTTTTGATGCTGCGTTGGGGGTTATTCCTGGGCTTAAG GTTAAAGGAACAGATTACCACACAGCTGATGGAACTTGTATAAGAGACTACATTGATGTCACAGATCTAGTTGATGCTCACGTTAAAGCTCTTCGCAAGGCGAAACCCAAGAAAGTTGGCATATACAATGTCGGCACAGGAAAAG GTAGATCAGTGAAAGAATTTGTGGAAGCGTGTAAGAAAGCCACCGGGGTCGAAATTCAAGTTGACTACCTCAGCCGCCGGCCTGGCGACTACGCTGAAGTCTACAGCAACCCCTCCAAGATTAACCGTGAGCTGAACTGGTCAGCCCAGTACACGGACCTCCAAGAGAGTCTGCGGATTGCATGGAGATGGCAGAAGTCGCACAGGAATGGGTATGGGCCACCCTTGGCGATGGTTTCTTAA